A window from Aerococcus sp. Group 1 encodes these proteins:
- the mfd gene encoding transcription-repair coupling factor: MNLENYLNEKIIDSKLENTLRTGQSVLYLGLQAASKAYMIAEIQSSNPDKKTVVLTNNLLQAERFYEDLQTFNPEADLHLYSSPESVAEDLAIQSPEALGDRLATLDWLLDEDSSGILISPIFGLKRALTPVAEWKHLVKSIQRGQELAVGQLKADLLLLGYERVEAVLRPGEMSVRGDIVDLFPLTSSQPLRLSLAFDEVERITTFDVNSQKSQEDLEAVTILPAKDLLFSPDRLKAGVANLEKVAQEKAEKVQDEAIKKQVQAIFQDEIQAWSAGETTERTHYFSQILYPDSCSLLDYVGEGQTLVLDDMTRLIELSQEIDQRAALYLQGKVEAGHLPPIDQIYLDSHDQVMAYSGRKFYLAQWQKGYGNMRFDGLYQFQTRTVTPFYHNKEAIKLEFEAWLRMGRSLLIFIEEEDKARDLEKDLKAMDFQAVLTQADQIIPEAINIIAGQLSGGIEFVDSQVVLLAQSDLFDQAKRRRRKNTNNLSNAERLKSYQELKPGDYVVHVNHGIGQFVGVETIEVAGNHKDYLSIVYADNASIHVPIDQIDLVQKYVSAEGKSPKLNKMGGTEWQKTKQRVSKKIEDIADDLVDLYAERETRKGYAFSPDNEDQAAFEDEFPYPETDDQLRSIKEIKADMEKEKPMDRLLVGDVGFGKTEVAMRAAFKAMLDGKQVAFLVPTTVLAQQHYETMLERFKDYPFTIDLLSRFRSPAEQKHVIKGLKEGSVQLVIGTHRLLSKDIKFLDLGLLVVDEEQRFGVKAKERLKALRKNVDVLTLTATPIPRTLNMSMMGVRDLSVIETPPANRFPVQTYVMEQNYGAIRDAIERELARNGQVFYLFNNVQNIQEKANFIEELVPKARVAIAHGQMHANQLEEVLMDFLAGDDDVLVTTTIIETGIDMPNVNTLLVEDADRMGLSTLYQLRGRVGRSNRVAYAYFMYRPDKALNEASEKRLTALKDFTELGAGFKIAMRDLSIRGAGNLLGQEQHGFVNSVGYDLFQQMLDEAIRKKQGKAAKRPQSPTEIELHIDAYIPSEYIQDENQKVEIYKRINLLEDVDAMWDLDDELLDRFGEPPVEVQWLLAVGAMKSYATAIGVEKITRKGKAIELVFTKQQNPSQLTPLIFQALEDIPMKLQIKMANDQLVMQLNTKDLSTYQWLDYLLQFLTQLSKDIAATSDQVEGED, from the coding sequence ATGAACTTAGAAAATTATCTCAATGAGAAAATTATTGACAGCAAGCTAGAAAACACCTTGAGGACGGGGCAGAGTGTTCTCTACCTGGGTTTACAGGCGGCTAGTAAGGCCTATATGATTGCTGAAATTCAATCCAGCAATCCCGATAAAAAGACCGTGGTCTTGACCAATAACCTCTTGCAGGCGGAGCGTTTTTATGAAGACCTGCAAACTTTCAATCCAGAAGCTGACCTCCACCTCTATTCCAGTCCAGAAAGTGTGGCTGAAGACTTAGCCATTCAAAGCCCGGAAGCTCTGGGGGACCGCTTGGCGACCTTAGACTGGTTACTTGATGAAGACAGTAGTGGGATCTTAATTAGCCCTATCTTTGGCTTAAAGCGCGCCCTGACTCCTGTGGCTGAGTGGAAACACCTAGTTAAAAGCATCCAACGGGGCCAAGAACTCGCAGTTGGCCAGCTGAAAGCAGATCTATTGCTTTTAGGTTATGAACGGGTAGAGGCCGTTTTACGACCTGGTGAAATGAGTGTCCGTGGGGATATTGTTGACCTTTTTCCCTTAACCAGTTCCCAGCCCTTGCGACTGTCTTTAGCCTTCGATGAAGTGGAGCGTATCACAACTTTTGACGTTAACAGCCAAAAGAGCCAAGAGGACTTAGAAGCAGTTACCATCTTACCGGCAAAAGACCTCTTGTTTAGCCCTGACCGCCTAAAAGCTGGTGTGGCTAATCTAGAAAAAGTGGCCCAGGAAAAAGCTGAGAAAGTCCAAGATGAAGCCATCAAAAAACAAGTCCAGGCCATCTTCCAGGATGAAATCCAAGCCTGGTCAGCTGGAGAAACCACCGAACGGACCCATTATTTTAGTCAGATCCTCTATCCAGATTCCTGCAGCCTCCTCGACTATGTGGGAGAGGGACAGACTCTAGTTTTGGATGATATGACTCGGTTGATTGAATTATCCCAGGAAATTGATCAGCGAGCAGCCCTTTATCTTCAAGGTAAGGTGGAGGCTGGCCACCTGCCCCCAATTGACCAGATCTATTTAGATAGTCACGACCAAGTGATGGCTTATTCGGGGCGGAAGTTTTACCTGGCCCAGTGGCAGAAGGGTTACGGCAATATGCGCTTTGACGGCCTCTACCAATTCCAAACTCGGACGGTAACGCCTTTTTACCATAATAAAGAAGCCATTAAGCTGGAATTTGAAGCCTGGTTGAGAATGGGCCGGTCTTTACTGATCTTTATCGAAGAAGAAGACAAGGCCCGCGACTTAGAAAAAGACCTCAAGGCCATGGACTTTCAGGCAGTTTTGACCCAGGCAGATCAGATTATCCCTGAAGCAATTAATATAATTGCTGGCCAGCTGTCAGGTGGGATTGAATTTGTGGACAGTCAAGTGGTCCTCTTAGCCCAAAGTGACCTCTTTGACCAGGCTAAGCGCCGCCGTCGTAAAAATACCAATAACCTTTCTAACGCTGAACGTTTGAAGAGCTACCAAGAGTTAAAACCTGGCGACTATGTAGTCCATGTGAACCACGGGATTGGTCAGTTCGTTGGGGTAGAGACCATCGAGGTAGCAGGAAACCACAAGGACTATCTCAGTATCGTCTATGCTGATAATGCCTCTATCCACGTCCCCATTGACCAAATTGACTTGGTACAAAAATATGTCTCAGCGGAAGGGAAGAGCCCTAAACTCAACAAAATGGGTGGGACCGAATGGCAAAAGACCAAGCAAAGGGTCAGCAAAAAAATCGAAGATATTGCTGATGACTTGGTGGACCTGTATGCAGAAAGGGAGACCAGAAAGGGCTATGCCTTTAGTCCTGACAACGAAGACCAGGCTGCCTTTGAAGACGAATTTCCTTATCCTGAAACCGATGACCAGCTCCGCTCAATCAAAGAAATTAAAGCCGATATGGAAAAAGAAAAGCCTATGGATCGTCTCCTTGTTGGGGACGTGGGCTTTGGAAAGACTGAAGTTGCTATGCGGGCTGCCTTTAAGGCTATGCTAGACGGCAAGCAAGTCGCCTTCCTGGTGCCAACGACTGTCTTAGCCCAGCAACACTATGAAACCATGCTGGAACGCTTTAAGGACTATCCCTTTACTATTGACTTATTGAGCCGTTTTCGGAGTCCGGCCGAACAAAAGCATGTCATTAAGGGTTTAAAAGAGGGTAGTGTCCAACTAGTGATTGGTACCCACCGACTCCTATCCAAGGATATTAAGTTCTTAGATCTGGGTTTACTGGTTGTTGATGAGGAACAACGCTTTGGCGTCAAGGCCAAGGAGAGATTAAAGGCCTTGCGAAAAAATGTCGATGTCCTTACCCTAACGGCAACGCCGATCCCTCGCACCTTGAATATGTCCATGATGGGGGTTAGGGACTTGAGTGTGATTGAAACGCCACCAGCTAACCGTTTTCCTGTGCAAACCTATGTCATGGAACAAAACTATGGGGCGATCCGGGATGCCATTGAACGTGAATTAGCCCGCAATGGTCAAGTCTTTTACCTCTTTAATAATGTGCAAAATATCCAAGAAAAGGCCAACTTTATTGAGGAATTAGTCCCCAAAGCCCGGGTAGCCATTGCCCATGGCCAGATGCATGCGAATCAATTAGAGGAAGTCTTAATGGATTTCCTGGCCGGAGATGACGACGTCTTAGTCACTACCACCATTATTGAAACCGGGATTGATATGCCTAATGTCAATACCCTTTTAGTGGAGGATGCTGACCGAATGGGCTTATCGACCCTCTATCAATTACGGGGCCGGGTAGGCCGGTCCAACCGGGTGGCTTATGCTTACTTTATGTACCGGCCTGACAAGGCCCTCAATGAGGCCAGCGAAAAACGGCTGACCGCCCTCAAAGACTTTACCGAATTAGGGGCAGGGTTCAAAATCGCTATGCGCGACCTCTCCATTCGTGGAGCCGGCAACCTCCTGGGGCAAGAACAGCACGGTTTTGTCAATTCGGTAGGTTATGACCTCTTTCAACAGATGCTGGATGAAGCTATCCGTAAGAAGCAGGGTAAGGCAGCCAAGCGGCCACAGTCACCGACAGAAATTGAATTGCACATTGATGCCTATATTCCTTCAGAATATATCCAGGATGAAAATCAAAAGGTGGAAATCTACAAACGCATCAACCTGCTGGAGGATGTCGATGCCATGTGGGACTTGGATGACGAATTATTGGACCGCTTTGGTGAGCCTCCGGTAGAAGTTCAATGGCTCTTAGCAGTCGGGGCGATGAAGTCCTATGCTACTGCAATAGGGGTAGAAAAAATCACGCGTAAGGGGAAAGCGATTGAGCTGGTCTTTACCAAGCAACAAAATCCTAGCCAATTGACTCCGCTCATTTTCCAAGCCTTAGAAGATATCCCCATGAAACTACAAATCAAAATGGCTAATGATCAATTAGTCATGCAGTTAAACACTAAAGACCTGTCAACTTATCAGTGGTTAGACTATCTCCTGCAATTTCTGACCCAGCTCAGTAAAGACATAGCGGCCACTTCTGATCAAGTGGAGGGGGAGGACTAG
- a CDS encoding RNA-binding S4 domain-containing protein — protein MRIDKFLKVARIIKRRTVAKEACDQGRVAVNGRPAKSGTNLEVGDTVKIEFGNKWLTLRVDALENSTKKEDASKMYTILDEEWKEKASEPEFF, from the coding sequence ATGCGAATTGATAAATTTTTAAAAGTTGCTCGAATTATTAAGCGACGTACCGTGGCCAAAGAGGCCTGTGACCAAGGTCGGGTGGCTGTTAATGGGCGGCCCGCCAAGTCCGGGACCAACTTGGAAGTTGGTGATACGGTTAAGATTGAGTTTGGCAATAAGTGGCTGACTTTGAGGGTTGATGCCCTAGAAAATTCGACTAAAAAAGAAGACGCCAGCAAAATGTATACCATTCTCGATGAGGAGTGGAAGGAAAAAGCGAGCGAACCTGAATTTTTTTAA
- a CDS encoding polysaccharide biosynthesis protein: MMSSKNRRSQQALKGASLLTLAGIIAKILSAVYRVPFQNLVGDTGFYVYQQVYPIYGIGMTFALSGLPNYVGKQISWQVDLAHRRLFLRRYSLLVVIFSLLCFSLSFFLAPLLAQGMADPNLAVVIRSVSYMFLAMPFLLLIRGAFQGRNDMKHTAVSQVIEQVVRVGVILGVAYLYSQVFSQDWSLYEMGAWAMASAGIAGFTAASYLILALLQSRGTQRLFQESKRSRALAEDPPYHLTWPQILRTFVTDGLVICSFSALLVFFQLIDSFTLYDGLLDFGLDSELAKVYKGVYDRGQPFVQLGMVFSLAFQTSYLPLLSQAFVKKQKALFREAAARFSRLTFFISLLVTAGIMAILPELNVMLFSDAKGSGVLEQYLLMIVLASWVLIYHNIFLGQNQWFYSAMALGLGLLVKGVFAHMLVSRFGLVGGVWSSLLALVMILMLMHHFIPHSIKSESQMGILLRDTSLVVLPMWLAIMALRWLFWLNFPKGRAFATLFVGLAVLLGAGVVLLVVRRYPILNPAEWQEIPLAKYWIKNKES; this comes from the coding sequence ATGATGTCCAGTAAGAACCGTCGTAGCCAACAAGCCTTAAAGGGAGCCAGCTTGTTGACCCTGGCCGGCATTATCGCTAAGATTCTCAGTGCGGTTTACCGGGTTCCCTTTCAAAACCTAGTGGGCGACACGGGCTTCTATGTCTACCAGCAAGTCTACCCCATTTATGGGATTGGAATGACCTTCGCCCTGAGCGGCTTACCTAATTACGTGGGTAAACAAATTAGCTGGCAGGTTGACCTGGCCCACCGCCGCCTGTTTTTGCGGCGTTATAGTCTCCTAGTAGTCATTTTTTCTTTATTGTGTTTTAGCCTGAGTTTTTTTCTAGCCCCGCTTTTAGCCCAGGGAATGGCTGACCCCAACTTGGCAGTGGTGATTCGGAGCGTTTCCTATATGTTCTTAGCCATGCCTTTTCTCCTCCTCATTCGGGGAGCCTTTCAGGGTCGCAATGATATGAAGCATACCGCCGTCTCCCAGGTTATCGAGCAAGTGGTCCGGGTTGGGGTAATCTTAGGGGTGGCTTATCTCTATAGCCAGGTCTTTAGTCAGGACTGGTCCCTCTATGAGATGGGGGCCTGGGCCATGGCCTCGGCTGGGATTGCTGGTTTTACGGCAGCTAGCTACCTAATCCTGGCCCTGCTTCAATCCAGGGGCACCCAGCGCTTATTCCAAGAATCGAAAAGAAGTCGAGCCCTGGCTGAAGATCCGCCTTATCACTTGACCTGGCCCCAGATTTTAAGAACCTTTGTAACCGATGGCCTGGTGATTTGTAGTTTCTCAGCCTTATTGGTCTTCTTTCAATTGATTGATTCTTTTACCCTTTATGATGGTTTACTGGATTTTGGTTTGGATAGCGAACTGGCTAAGGTTTATAAGGGAGTCTATGATCGCGGCCAGCCCTTTGTCCAATTGGGCATGGTCTTTTCCCTGGCCTTCCAGACCTCTTACTTGCCCCTGCTTTCCCAGGCCTTTGTCAAAAAGCAAAAGGCTCTATTTAGGGAAGCGGCAGCTCGTTTTAGCCGCTTAACTTTCTTTATTAGTCTATTGGTCACGGCGGGGATAATGGCTATCTTACCGGAACTCAATGTGATGCTCTTTAGTGATGCTAAGGGCAGCGGGGTCTTAGAACAGTATCTACTGATGATTGTCTTGGCCAGCTGGGTATTGATCTACCATAATATTTTCCTGGGCCAGAACCAGTGGTTTTATTCGGCCATGGCCCTGGGCTTGGGATTATTAGTTAAAGGGGTCTTTGCCCACATGCTGGTTAGCCGCTTTGGCCTAGTGGGGGGCGTCTGGTCCAGTTTACTCGCTCTAGTGATGATACTGATGTTGATGCACCATTTTATTCCCCATTCGATTAAAAGCGAGAGTCAAATGGGGATTTTACTGAGAGATACTAGCCTAGTGGTTCTTCCTATGTGGCTGGCCATTATGGCTTTGCGCTGGCTCTTTTGGCTAAATTTCCCTAAAGGTCGGGCCTTTGCTACTTTATTTGTGGGCTTGGCTGTCCTTTTGGGAGCAGGTGTCGTATTATTAGTAGTAAGAAGATACCCGATACTTAATCCGGCTGAGTGGCAAGAAATTCCCTTAGCTAAATATTGGATCAAAAATAAGGAGAGTTAG